The following proteins are encoded in a genomic region of Catharus ustulatus isolate bCatUst1 chromosome 4, bCatUst1.pri.v2, whole genome shotgun sequence:
- the CKAP4 gene encoding cytoskeleton-associated protein 4, with the protein MSAAKHRGAKGGSLPTANEKGAQSGGAEEPAAKKSAAAGHGRGGRAGGGGRSGAGPRRGWAMLLGAAVVLGAALPAGWYVLQLQEEVGRSAREVEASGRQRQELAATLDTVVQKVRSLQTTFGEFESMMKIVQQKQEVSEKAVKQGESEINRISEVLQKLQNEILKDLSDGIHMVKDARERDFTSLENTVEERLTELTKSINDNIAVFTEVQQRSQDEINNMKTKVGSLEEADVYKHEIKVLKDAFDQMQASMKMREKDIETLKSTIDSMESDVYTEVKELVNLKQEHEKFKEAADTEHLSLKALQEKVLRAENSIMQLPSDIKRLDEDLLQVKTNLNKWEDNELFRKALETFGKNSEGLESRLRHIEDSLESLAAVAAQNSEKLESFLSKEAEYENKLNTLEQSISTLQGLSNTDVTSVSAVLKNLGEAQTSLYNNLESLKRSISDLPSSGAFQDVQKQISTLLDQGNLQAGQTLSQGYLEKFSSMEGSVDELRSSVSQVDSDLKMIRTAVDSLVAYSVKIENNENNLESVKSSIDDLRNDLERLFVKVEKIHENI; encoded by the exons ATGTCGGCCGCCAAGCACCGGGGCGCTAAGGGGGGCAGCCTGCCCACCGCCAACGAGAAGGGCGCGCAGTCCGGCGGCGCCGAGGAGCCGGCGGCGAAGAAGTCGGCGGCGGCGGGGCACGGCCGGGGCGGCAGGGCCGGCGGGGGGGGCCGCTCCGGCGCCGGCCCCCGCCGCGGCTGGGCGATGCTGCTGGGCGCCGCGGTGGTGCTGGGCGCCGCGCTGCCCGCCGGCTGGTACGTGCTGCAACTGCAGGAGGAGGTCGGGCGGAGCGCCCGGGAGGTGGAGGCCTCCGGCCGGCAGCGGCAGGAGCTGGCCGCCACTCTGGATACCGTGGTGCAGAAG GTACGTTCTCTTCAAACCACATTTGGAGAATTTGAATCCATGATGAAAATTGttcagcagaagcaggaggTGAGCGAGAAGGCTGTTAAACAAGGGGAGAGTGAAATAAACCGGATCAGTGAAGTGCTTCAGaagctgcaaaatgaaattttgaaagaCTTGTCTGACGGCATTCACATGGTGAAGGATGCAAGGGAACGAGACTTCACATCTCTGGAAAACACAGTGGAAGAGAGACTAACAGAGCTGACCAAGTCTATAAATGATAACATTGCTGTATTCACTGAAGTCCAGCAAAGGAGCCAAGATGAAATCAACAATATGAAAACAAAGGTGGGTTCACTAGAAGAGGCAGATGTGTATAAACATGAAATTAAGGTGCTAAAAGATGCTTTTGATCAGATGCAAGCATCcatgaaaatgagagaaaaggaCATAGAGACCTTGAAGAGTACAATAGACTCTATGGAGTCTGATGTGTACACTGAAGTGAAAGAGTTAGTCAACCTCAAACAAGAACATGAAAAGTTCAAAGAGGCTGCGGACACTGAACACCTTTCATTAAAAGCTTTACAAGAGAAAGTTCTGAGAGCTGAGAATTCTATTATGCAGCTCCCTAGTGACATTAAAAGACTTGATGAAGATTTACTGCAAGTTAAAACCAACCTCAACAAATGGGAAGATAATGAACTCTTCAGAAAAGCATTAGAAACTTTTGGGAAGAACAGTGAAGGACTGGAGTCTCGATTGAGGCACATAGAAGACAGCCTAGAGTCTCTAGCAGCTGTTGCTGCTCAAAACAGTGAAAAGTTGGAATCTTTCCTTTCTAAGGAGGCAGAGTATGAGAATAAACTCAATACCCTAGAACAAAGCATTAGCACTCTTCAGGGGCTCTCAAATACAGATGTAACTTCAGTCTCAGCTGTTCTGAAAAATCTTGGTGAGGCACAGACTTCGCTGTACAACAACTTGGAAAGCTTAAAGAGAAGCATCAGTGACTTGCCATCCTCTGGTGCTTTCCAAGATGTCCAGAAGCAAATTAGTACTTTGTTGGATCAAGGAAATCTTCAGGCAGGTCAAACACTTTCTCAAGGCTACCTTGAAAAGTTTTCTTCTATGGAGGGCTCTGTAGATGAACTGAGATCTTCTGTTAGCCAGGTCGATTCTGATTTGAAAATGATAAGAACTGCAGTGGATAGTTTAGTTGCCTATTcagtgaaaattgaaaataatgagAACAACTTGGAGTCTGTGAAGAGCTCAATAGATGACCTGAGGAATGATCTGGAAAGGTTGTTCgtaaaagtagaaaaaatacatgaaaacatTTAG